The genomic window AGAGTAGAAAATCAGCTGAAGAACCATTTCAGTTATAAAAATATTATCGCTCAGTTCGGATTAAGTTTATACCAGAAGGTAAAACCCATCTCTTTTGTCTCCCAAAAGAATTTAAATCATAAAAACATCCTGAATTTTCACCAGAATTTTGTGCGGAACGCCTTCAATACTGAAGAGCGGCTGGCGTTAGGTATTTCTTCACATTACGAACAGTCCTACAGTTTTGTTCCGGATCCGGATTCTTTAAATGATATCATGAGGTATGATCTTGAAACCTATGTCCCGGCCAATATGATGGTAAAATCCGACCGGATGGCAATGGCCAATTCTCTGGAAGTACGGACACCTTTCCTAGATATCGATTTTGCAGAATTCTGTATTCAGCTTCCTGAACAGCTTAAACTGAATAACGATCATGATAAAATTATTCTTCGTGAGGCCATGGGAGGCTATTGGACAGAGACAATCAGAAAACGGAACAAACAAGGTTTCGGAATGAGCATCAAAAGTTGGTTTGAAGAAGAAAATCTTATCAATTTATCCGATGAGTTACTGAAAAACAAAAATCAGAAAATCTTTAATTATATAGATTTTAAAGCCACCCAGCAATTTTTAAATAAAGATCATAAGCACTGGAACCTTTTACAATTGGCGCTTTGGGCACATCATAATCAAAGTTTTTTATAACTCCTGATATGGTCAATTTTGTTCATAATATATACACCCTCAATGAAACTGAATAATCTGCAAACTTTAAGAGCAATATCGGCATTGCTGGTCTGTTGCTTTCATTTTCGGGATTATCTTAATTTTCAGGATCTGAAATTAGGGGATTTTTTATTTAAAAAAGGAAGTATAGGCGTTCCCATTTTTTTTGTCATCAGTGGTTTTATTATGGTTTATACTACGAAAAAAATGGAATTTAAAGGCAATATGCTGAAGCAGATTCTTATTTTCTATAAAAGGAGGATCGTCAGAATCGTACCTCTTTATTATTTGCTTACGTTTTTATGGATGGCCATGGGCGGTAGCCTCCTGCTCTATTTTACAGATAAAGATTTGTACTCCCGGCTAATTCATTCTTTATTATTTATACCGCAGAAAAATGTATTTCCTATCCTTTATCTTGGCTGGTCGCTAAATTATGAGATCTTTTTTTATCTTGTTTTTGGTTTATCATTGTTTTTCAGGCAATACAGATATTTTTTCATCATCATATTTTTCATCATAATGATTATATTAGGAAAGGTATTTCAATTTGAAAGTGGGTATGCCAATATGATAACCAGTTCGCTTAATCTTTATTTTATAATAGGAATTGTATTTTCACTTCTGCTGGAAAAGTTTTCAGTTCCTAAAAAATGGGCGATTCCTTTATCCATCACCGGTATTTTTTGTTTTGTCCTGTATCTGCTCGATTTCATTTCAACGGATCACGAACTTCTGATACTTTTAATTGTGGGCCTTTTCGTATTTTCATTTTTACTTTTTGATTACACTTTTCATTTCAAAGGCAAAAAAAACTTTGTTTTTTTAGGGGATATCTCTTATTCGCTGTACCTTTCGCACCCGTTTGTAGAGATCTTTTTGCGAAGGTTTAAAGTAGATGGTTATCTGAATATTCCTTACTTTGTCCTGAAAATTATATCAGTAATTATTTTAGCAGCTTTCCTATATCATTTTGTAGAGAAAAAAATAACTGAGTATTTAAAACAAAAATTAAAAGTATGAACCAAGAAATCTCAGTAATCATTCCGGTATATAACGCAGGCCTTTTTTTGGAAAAGGCTGTGTACTCTGCTGTTGATTTTGATGAAGTGAAAGAAATTATCCTGATCGAAGACCAATCAACCGACAATTCGCTGGAAATCTGCCAGAATTTAGCATTAATCAATCCGAAAATAAAACTTTTTCAACATCCTGACAAAGGAAACCATGGTGCCGGTGCTACCCGTAATCTGGGAATTGAGAAAGCAACCGGGCTTTTTATCAGCTTCCTGGATGCAGATGATTATTATCTTCCGAACCGTTTTGATGCAGAGAAAGAGCTTTTGGATTATGAGAAAATCGAGGGAACCTTCGGAGCATTGGGCGTAGAATATATTACAGAAAAAGGGAAGCAGGAATACCAAGATAAATTTAAAAATGCCCCTCTGACTACCGTTAATTATCCCGCTGAAGGAGAAGAAGTTTTTAAAGGCCTGCTGGGACTTGCGACCCATTCATTCGGGACATTCTTTCATCTGAATACATTAACGGTAAGGAAATCCGCTCTTGAAAGACATAAACTTAGGTTTAACGCCAATCTCAGGGTACATCAGGATTCAGAATTTATTATCCGGCTATCCTACTACTGCTATTTAAAGGCAGGTATTATTGATCAACCCATCGCAATACGGGGCATTCACGATAATAACCGGATTACAAAGATTATACAATATTCCCCTCAGTACAACCAGAGACAGTATATATACTGGAAATCTTTGTCTGATTGGGCCGGCAGTGAAAATAATTTGCCACCAGAGGTTAAAAAAAGAATTTACCTAATTTATAAATCTTTTGATTTATCACAGAAAAAAGGAGCGGTAAAATACAGCCAGGTCTTATGGGAAAGTATAAAAAACCCTGATATATTAAAAACTAGGTACCGCTTCAATTACTTAAAATAAATCTTCCCGGTAATAATTCAAATCAAATTTTAATTTTTTAGAAAATACATCCCTCATGAAAATCTCTGTTATCATTCCCGTTTACAACGCCGAAAAATATGTTGCTCAGGCTGTGAAATCTGCGCTCCAGTTTGATGAAGTGTATGAGGTTATCTTAATTGAGGATAAGTCGCCGGACAATGCAAAACAGGTATGTCAGCAACTCGCTGAAAAACATCATCGTGTACAGCTTTTTCAGCATCCTGATAAAGGAAACCATGGTGCCGGAGCTACCCGGAATCTCGGCATTGAAAAGGCAACCGGAGATTTTATCGCCTTTCTGGATGCGGATGATTATTATCTTCCGAACCGTTTTGATGCAGAAAAAGAACTTTTCAAAGATCTTAAAGTAGAAGGTGTGTACGGAGCATTAGGTGTTCACTATTATTCTGAAAAAGCAAAAGAGCAGTATTATCCACTTTTTAAAGATAACCTGACCACCGTTTATAAAAAGCATGATCCGAAAGAGGTATTTCCGGGCCAGCTGAATATGAAGGGAAGCTTCGGGCTTTTCAGCGTAGATTGTCTGACGGTAAGAAGAGAATCGATGATAAAGAAATTAAAACCTTTCTTTAAAACCCATCTAAGGCTTCACCAGGACACTGAATTCTTATTCCGGCTTTCCTACTATCTTGATCTTTATCCCGGAATTTTAGACCAGGCGGTAGCTATGAGAGGAGTTCATGAAAACAACAGAATCACTGCCGTAGATTCGAAAAAAGTAAATCCGGCTAAGACCAGAGTACTGCTTTGGAGAGAGATTAATGAGTGGGCACAGAATGAAGTTACCATTCCTGAAGATATAAAACTGCATATTAAGAGAATGTACCGCAGCTATGAAATTGCCCTTGCTCCGGTTGTTAAGAAATGGGGAATGATCACTAAATATCTTGTCACCGATTACCGAAGCATACGTTCCGGGTTATATAATATTAATTTCAGGAAATATTTATTCTAAAACTTACACTCTAAATATATTAAATAAGGAGGAATGAATTAATTACATCATTCATGACACCAATATGATATTAACTATAAAAAACGGAGAAAATAAATTTTATCTTCTCCGTTTTTTATTTATTTATTTTACAAAAACCCCGATGTATTTTCCTTCGTATTCTACCACTGTAGTTTCAAGATTATTCTTCTCACAGAAATCCTGATAGGCCGAATTGTCCCCAATATCATCACTCATGAAGACACCTCCGGTTCTCAGATGTTTGTACAGTTCAGTATAAGCCCAGAACCTTCCGTTATAGCTTTTATCCGAATCGTAATGCACAACATCGAAAGAAGTGTTTTCAACAAAAATTTTTGGCAGGGATTCTTTATCTGCAAAACGGAAAAGTTTCCAGTGAGATTTAAGGTTCTCCGGAACCACACATCCTACATACTGATCGCCATCCTGCGCCAGATAAGGCATATCGGAACTGTAAAGCGTTCCGTTTCTTTTTTCCAAAGACAAAAGCGCGGCCAAAGAAGACCATCCATAGGCAACACCCGTCTCTACAACATTCTTTGCGCCAGCAAATTCACAGGCGTAATAAATCAGTTCCAATGCTCCGGCACCGCCCATTTTAATAGGACATTCCTTTTCTCTCTGTTCAGAGTTTTTTAAAACCTCAGCATATAAACTTTTAAAAGAATCCATCTCCATTCCGAAGAGTTTGGAAACAGCTTCTTTTTGGGAAACAGCCCTGGAAGCAGCCCAGGAATTCGTTTTTTCCTTTCCTTTAAAAAGCATTTCTTCTCTGTAAAGTATTTTTTACGATTTTTCTTCTTAATTCCGGATAAAGATCAGGTCTTTTTAGATAAGCAATGAATGTTTTGAGAACCCTTGATATTTCGCTCACTGTGTTGAATTTAAGGCACAAAAATAATATTTTTTACGGTATAATACAATTAATTATCTTTGCTATACAAATTGTGAATTAAATATAATCCCAACATGCTGCACCTTATTCTTGAAAAGCTTCAACGCAAAAAACAGCTTTCCGTACTCAGAAAAAATCCCAATACCTCTTTAGGAAACATCAAAATAGGAATTAACAATCACTTTATCCTGTCTGAAAAACTGAAAAAGGTATCAATCGGAACCTCGGTAAGCTTTAGAAATTACATTCATATTTTGGTGGAGAAGAATGCAAAGCTTATCATTGAAGACGGCGTTTTTATGAATAATTTCTGTTCGGTGAATTGTCTGGATTCTATTTCTATAGGAGAAAATACGCTTTTTGGAGAAAACGTAAAGCTTTATGATCATAACCACTGTTATACAGCCCTTCCCGAATTTAAAGTTTCAAATTCAGATTTTTCCACGGCACCGATAAAAATCGGGAAAAATTGCTGGCTGGGAAGCAATGTTACCGTACTTAAAGGAGTATCGATTGGTGACAACTGCATTATCGGTGCGGGATGTACCATCTTCAAAGATGTTCCAAGCAACACGAAAGTCTTTAATCAGCAGCAATTAATCTTTAAACCCGTTTCATGATAAAGTTTTCAATTTTAATTGCCAATTATAACAACGGAAAGTACTTTAAAGAATGCTATGATTCCATTATTGCACAGGAATACGAAAACTGGGAAGCGGTTATTTTGGATGATGCCTCCACCGATGATTCCGTAAGCGTTATCAAAAATATCATCGGAGCCGACAGCCGTTTCAGGTTTTTCGAAAATACAAAAAACAGCGGAGTCGGTATTACCAAAAGTAAGCTTATCGAACTTTCAACCGGTGACATTTGCGGATTTGTGGATCCTGATGATGCCGTCACTCCCACTGCTGTTTCTTCCAGCATTAAAAATTTTCAAAACAAAGAAGTAGTCCTTACCTATTCCATATTCATGAAATGTAATGAACATCTTCAGCCACTCTCAGCGTTCAAAACCAGGCAAGTAAAGAATAATGATCCTTACTTTTTTAACTTCCCTATTCAGATTGCCCATTTTGTATGTTTTAAAAGAAACATCTATCTCCAAACGGAAAAAATGAATACGGCGATGAAGATTGCAGAGGATCAGGACCTTTACCTGAAAATGTATGAAAAAGGCAAAGTTAAATTCATTAATGAAGTTAATTATTTATACCGATTTCATTCAGAAGGAATTTCTCAGAATGATAATAAGTCGAAATCTTACGAATATTTTGCACAGGTAATTTTCAACGCTATGAAACGCAGAAAATTAGAAAAGATTAATGGCAGAAAAATTCCTGACCAATATACCAATTCCAAGGAAATCTATGATCTTTTGGAATATCAGCACTCAATTTCTTACCGAATAAAGAAAAAGATCATCATTTTTGCACAACAAATCTTTGGTTAATGGCAGAAAAAAACAAAATAAAGGTACTTTTCAGGCACCGATCTATGGAAATGGGCGGTGTGGAAAAAGTAATGCTGAGCCTCCTTAATAATCTTGACAGGGAAAAATTCGAGATGACGGTTTGCCTCAACATTAACCAGGGAGAACTTCGGGATGAATTTCCGGGACATATAAGAAAAGTATATCTCACTCCTGGCAAAGAAGACTTCTCTAAAAACAATATCATCCGAAAAATCCAGCTGATCCGTAGAAATCTTCGATTAAAACAGATACAGAGGCAGCCTGCAATTGCCGATAAACTTTTGGGAGAACATTACGATGTTGAAATCGGTATGACCTACGGAGATTTTTCTGCAGTGCTCAACTCAACCAACAAAAATTCAAAAAAAATAGGCTGGTTCCATTCTGAAATCAACCTGCCGAAACTTCAGCCTTTAGTTCCCGGAATTCTGAAAAATTTTCCGGAATTCGACCAGATGATCTACTGCTCTCAGAAGATCAAAGACATGATGCACCAGTATTATCCTGAGCTTCAATATCCTCAGGAAGAGGTAATCATCAATGCCATTCCGGTTCAGGAGATCAGAAAAAAAGCGGATGAACCTATTACAGGCTTACCTGTTGGACCAGTGTTTGTCTCCATCGGACGACTGCATTCCAGGAAAGGCTATCATAAGCTCATCGAGGCGCATGCAAAGCTAATTGGTGAAGGGCTTCATCATTCGGTAATTGTCGTAGGAGATGGAGAAGAATTTCAAAATCTTAAACAGCAGATTGATAACAATAAAGCAGCAGATACCTTCATTCTTGCAGGAAACAAAATGAATCCGTATCCGTATGTGAAAAACGCGGATTACTTCATCCTTCCTTCAGAATCCGAAGCCTGGCCATTGGTGATTGCAGAAGCACTCATCCTTCAGAAGCCTGTGATTGCAACCCGCACCGGAGATATTCCGGCCATGATTGACCACGAAAAAACGGGCTTTCTCATCAATTATGAAACGGAAGAAATGTATAATGCAATGAAAAAATTTCTTACGGAACCTGAGCTGATTTCTGAAATTAAAAAGAATTTAGTATCTATTGAAGAACAATTCGACAGTCAGAAAATCTTCGATACTGTTGAAAATATTATCATTAATTTATCAAAAAAATAAGTATGATCCTTTTATATCGCGCCATCCTTAAAATTCATACCATGTATCAGTTCATGATACAACGGATCTACCTTAAAATCTGTCTTTCGAAAGGATTAAAAGTGGGCAAAAATGTCCGTTTTGTAGAAGTACCGCAGTTCGGAACCGAATGTTTCCTGATTGAAATCGGTGATGAGACCACATTTTCAAATAATGTAAGGTTCGTAAACCACGATGGCGGCCAGAATGCACTGCATTTTTTTGACAAGTATAAAGATGTCAGAACTTTCGGGAGGATCAAAATAGGTAAACAGTGCCTCATCGGAGCGGATACCATCATTATGCTTGGTGTGGAAATGGGCGATAACTGTGTTTTGGGAGCGGGTTCCATTTTAACTACGTCCATGCCGAAAGGAACGGTATATGCCGGAGTGCCTGCTAAATATATTTGTACAATCGAGGAATACGGAGATAAATTATTGGCCAACAACGTTATGTATCCCCGTGAATTAGAGGCGGACAGGCCTAAATTGGAAGCTTACATCAAAGAAAATCTTCCCTACAAATTTAAACCTGTACGAAAATAAATGGCTGAAAAGAAAAAAATCCTGATTCGCATCGGATCCCTTCGCCACGGCGGAGCGGAGAAAGTGCTGGTAACATTTCTGAAAAATCTGCCCGAAGATAAATACGAGGTCGATTTGCTGCTGAATCTGTATTCGGGAAAATATTTACCGGAGGTTCCAAAGTGGATCAATATCCTGTACCTTCACAAAGGAGAAATGATCACGACCAATCGCCCCCACGAAATACCGCGGAAAGCGGCCCGGGTGCTACACGAAAAGATCGTGAAAAGATTCCCGAATCTGCTTTACAAAAACAAATTAAAAAACAAACCATACGATATTGAGTTTGCGGCCATTCATGGCATGCGCGATGAGATTTTAGGCTCTCCCCTAACCGCATCAAAAAAAATTGTCTGGATCCACAATGACCTTTCCCAGGTTAAAGGCTACAACAATGACGAAATCCGGAAGTTTTTCGGCTTTGATAAAATCATGGTGATTTCAGAAAAGATCGAAAAGCTTTTCCATAGTCTTGCAGAAAACGAAGTGGAGAAAAAGAAGATTGTGAAGATCTATAATCCTCTGGATACGGAAGAATTTGTTTCCAGGGCAGAACAGCCGGTAATCAATTATCAGTTTGATGTTTCTGTGCCGACCTTCATTTCCGTTGGAACGGTATTTCCGCAGAAAGGTTTCGACCGTTTATTAAAGGTTCATAAAAAGCTGCTGGATGAAGGATTTCAACATAACGTCTTGATTGTAGGAGACGGATACGATTTTGAAAATATCAGAAAATTAAAATCAGATCTTGGGGTGGATAAGACGGCGGTGATGCTGGGATTTACAGATAATCCTTATCCTTATTTTAAAAATGCTGACTTTTACATTTTAAGTTCCCGGTACGAAGGTTTTCCGACAGTTCTTTTTGAAGCCATCACTTTAAAAAAGAAAATTATCTCCACGGAAGTATCCGGCTCTGCCGAAATGCTGAACAATGGCGAACTGGGATTGCTGGTTGAAAATTCAGAAGAAGGGATCTATTCCGGAATGAAGCGGGCCTTAAGCCATCCTGAAAGCTTTGAAAAGTATTCGGAAAATCTGAAATCTTATGAAATGCCCTTCACCCTCAAGAACTCCGTCGATAAAATCATCTCTGTTCTTGACGATCTCTAATATCATTTTATCTAACCTAACTCGGAAATTTTTATTTTTGCTGTATGGCTGAAAAATATTCTATCCTTCAGAAAGATTTTTTTAGGGAAAGCGGAAGATGGCTTTCCACTATAGAGATCTGGAAAAAATGCCTCAATCCCAATCTCCATTTTGTCTATGTCCTGAGAAAATCCCAGCAATACCTGAAGACTCCTTTACTGAATGTCTTCTGGAAATTCGTGCTCCGGCATTACCAGATTAAATACGGATTCCAGATCTACCCGGAAACTGAAATCGGCGAAGGGTTTTATTTGGGCCATTGGGGAACTCTGGTAATCAATCCGCAGGCAAAAATCGGGAAAAACTGCAATATTGCCCAGGGCGTTACCATTGGCCAGCAGAACCGCGGTACAAAAGCAGGTGTTCCTATTATCGGCGATGAAGTGTGGATCGGGGCTAATGCGGTAATCGTAGGAGGCATAACCATAGGAAACAATGTACTGATAGGCCCTAATGCCTATGTGAATTTCGATGTGCCATCCGACTCCGTTGTTATCGGAAACCCCGCTAAAATTCTCTCCAAAGCCAACGCTACGGAGGGTTATATCAACCGAAAGATACCGTAAATTAATTCATGTTAAGATTCAGGTTTACATATTTCCCATTATAAACCATACTTCATATCATCTTCCTGTTTATAAAATAAGCGATCAGTAGATTAGGCACCCAGCAAAGCCAGGCTACAGCAATATAAGAACCGTTGGGATCTCCCGTTATACTTTTTAACAGCGGTAATAAGATCCTTAGTGTAACAGCCGCAAAGGTACAGGCATAACTGTAAGTCATCCACTGCTGATGACGGGTGACACGGCCATTTTTTATACTTACCAATGAAATAAGGGTAGTTATCAGCCAGATAATTCCAAGACTTATAAATCCTGTTGCTGCGATAATCCCGCCATTGGCATAAAAACCCATATATACTGAAGAAATCGAACTTATAATTACGGCAATAATATAGATATTTCCGATTACCCGGTGCAACTTTATATATTTATTACGGAATGAGCTTCCGAATTGTCGCCAACCGATAAAAAGGGCCAGTGCTCCGAAGATTATATGGGCAAGAAAAGCGGTTTTCCAGATTCTGTTATAGAGGATTTCGGGAGCTTTGGAACCGAGGAGCGTATATTTTTCGTCTACAAAAGCATACAGTAAAGGGTATATACCGATAAGCAAAGCCAGTATTCCCATGAGTACAAATCCAATTTTCTTTGTCATAACTGTTCATTAATTTTTCTGTAAATGTGAGGATAAAATAGGTTTCTGCTGTTCCATAATGAAAGGCGGTACAAATTTTAATACATTTATAATCAATTCATTAATAAGACCCAAACAAGCGCAGGGTTATTTTATCTCCATCTGCTGGCTTTTCAGAAACTCTCTGGGCGAACAGTTCATGTATTTTTTAAAATTACGGTTAAAAGAAGTTTTTGAATTGAATCCGCTTTCAAATGCCAGTGAGAGAATCGTGAACTTTTCGTTTTCAGGCAGCAGCACAATCCTTTTGAATTCCTCGATGCGCTGACGGTTGATGTAATCGTAAAAATTTTTATTTTCAACAAAATTGATGGTCTGGGAAAGTGTATTGGGGTGAACATCCATCAGTGTTGCAACAGCATTCAGATTCAGTTCAGGATCTTTATACAGCATTTCTTCATTCATAAGTAAAGTCAGTTTCTTATAAATCTCCTGTATCGTTTCTTCACCGGCAAATGTTTTTTCATATCTTGAAACCTCCGGAAGCGGTTCATTTATAATACTTTCCTTTACCTCTGCTATTTCCGCAGCTGGATCCTCCAGAATTCCTACCCGGCTGATTCCGAAATAAGCAGCAAAAAGAATGAAAACAACCACCAATGAAAAAATCAGAAAATCATTTTTTATAGCAACGGCAATCCATATCACGGCAATTCCCGTAATAAGATAATAAACCCAATCCACAGTAATTCTTTCCCTGTTTGAATACAGTTCGGAAATTCTGGTTTTGTATTTTTTTACGGCAGCAATACTCAAAATTACATATAAGACTCCTGAGAAAATGATAAGAAGTTTCAGATAGATGCCTACCTCCTTGCAAACACCTCCCTGCTGATAAACAGTGAGCTTTTCTTCAGGAGACATGATAAAAAATTTCCAGAAAAAAAGATAGATCAGTAAAAACGGCGCAAGATGAATCAGCCAGGTCTTTTTACCGGGCCGGTGACCAGTAACATAGAGAATATACAAATAAAGCATCGGTCCATGGATTAATGGAAAAGGAATTTCCAACCCAAGAACAAAAGGAAACTCTACATAGAGTTTTGAAAAAAACAGAACGAAGAAAATAAGATGGATCCCTATGATTACAAACCACATGGCAAGTACGTTGTCCGCTCCTGTCTTTTTGGTTTTCCCCAGAATAAGAAGTGAAGAAAAACAGGCAATAATAACCCCTGCTACATAAAAAACGGAAGGTATCGAATATAAAGCAGAATCCTGCATCAGATCACGGTGTTGATTAAGCCCATAGCGCATTAATTTTATGAAGATATTCAAATCTTCTGCAAGATACGGCTATGATTGATTAAATATCCCTTAAATTCTTATATTGTAAAAATAAAGTGTAACTTAGAATATTATTTAAATATATTTAATATTAAACTTTGTTAAAAGTGTTTGCTTTTTCATCAAAAATTTTATTTTTGCA from Chryseobacterium sp. SORGH_AS_0447 includes these protein-coding regions:
- a CDS encoding acyltransferase; protein product: MKLNNLQTLRAISALLVCCFHFRDYLNFQDLKLGDFLFKKGSIGVPIFFVISGFIMVYTTKKMEFKGNMLKQILIFYKRRIVRIVPLYYLLTFLWMAMGGSLLLYFTDKDLYSRLIHSLLFIPQKNVFPILYLGWSLNYEIFFYLVFGLSLFFRQYRYFFIIIFFIIMIILGKVFQFESGYANMITSSLNLYFIIGIVFSLLLEKFSVPKKWAIPLSITGIFCFVLYLLDFISTDHELLILLIVGLFVFSFLLFDYTFHFKGKKNFVFLGDISYSLYLSHPFVEIFLRRFKVDGYLNIPYFVLKIISVIILAAFLYHFVEKKITEYLKQKLKV
- a CDS encoding glycosyltransferase family 2 protein, producing the protein MNQEISVIIPVYNAGLFLEKAVYSAVDFDEVKEIILIEDQSTDNSLEICQNLALINPKIKLFQHPDKGNHGAGATRNLGIEKATGLFISFLDADDYYLPNRFDAEKELLDYEKIEGTFGALGVEYITEKGKQEYQDKFKNAPLTTVNYPAEGEEVFKGLLGLATHSFGTFFHLNTLTVRKSALERHKLRFNANLRVHQDSEFIIRLSYYCYLKAGIIDQPIAIRGIHDNNRITKIIQYSPQYNQRQYIYWKSLSDWAGSENNLPPEVKKRIYLIYKSFDLSQKKGAVKYSQVLWESIKNPDILKTRYRFNYLK
- a CDS encoding glycosyltransferase family 2 protein; translated protein: MKISVIIPVYNAEKYVAQAVKSALQFDEVYEVILIEDKSPDNAKQVCQQLAEKHHRVQLFQHPDKGNHGAGATRNLGIEKATGDFIAFLDADDYYLPNRFDAEKELFKDLKVEGVYGALGVHYYSEKAKEQYYPLFKDNLTTVYKKHDPKEVFPGQLNMKGSFGLFSVDCLTVRRESMIKKLKPFFKTHLRLHQDTEFLFRLSYYLDLYPGILDQAVAMRGVHENNRITAVDSKKVNPAKTRVLLWREINEWAQNEVTIPEDIKLHIKRMYRSYEIALAPVVKKWGMITKYLVTDYRSIRSGLYNINFRKYLF
- a CDS encoding class I SAM-dependent methyltransferase, translated to MLFKGKEKTNSWAASRAVSQKEAVSKLFGMEMDSFKSLYAEVLKNSEQREKECPIKMGGAGALELIYYACEFAGAKNVVETGVAYGWSSLAALLSLEKRNGTLYSSDMPYLAQDGDQYVGCVVPENLKSHWKLFRFADKESLPKIFVENTSFDVVHYDSDKSYNGRFWAYTELYKHLRTGGVFMSDDIGDNSAYQDFCEKNNLETTVVEYEGKYIGVFVK
- a CDS encoding acyltransferase — its product is MLHLILEKLQRKKQLSVLRKNPNTSLGNIKIGINNHFILSEKLKKVSIGTSVSFRNYIHILVEKNAKLIIEDGVFMNNFCSVNCLDSISIGENTLFGENVKLYDHNHCYTALPEFKVSNSDFSTAPIKIGKNCWLGSNVTVLKGVSIGDNCIIGAGCTIFKDVPSNTKVFNQQQLIFKPVS
- a CDS encoding glycosyltransferase — its product is MIKFSILIANYNNGKYFKECYDSIIAQEYENWEAVILDDASTDDSVSVIKNIIGADSRFRFFENTKNSGVGITKSKLIELSTGDICGFVDPDDAVTPTAVSSSIKNFQNKEVVLTYSIFMKCNEHLQPLSAFKTRQVKNNDPYFFNFPIQIAHFVCFKRNIYLQTEKMNTAMKIAEDQDLYLKMYEKGKVKFINEVNYLYRFHSEGISQNDNKSKSYEYFAQVIFNAMKRRKLEKINGRKIPDQYTNSKEIYDLLEYQHSISYRIKKKIIIFAQQIFG
- a CDS encoding glycosyltransferase — its product is MAEKNKIKVLFRHRSMEMGGVEKVMLSLLNNLDREKFEMTVCLNINQGELRDEFPGHIRKVYLTPGKEDFSKNNIIRKIQLIRRNLRLKQIQRQPAIADKLLGEHYDVEIGMTYGDFSAVLNSTNKNSKKIGWFHSEINLPKLQPLVPGILKNFPEFDQMIYCSQKIKDMMHQYYPELQYPQEEVIINAIPVQEIRKKADEPITGLPVGPVFVSIGRLHSRKGYHKLIEAHAKLIGEGLHHSVIVVGDGEEFQNLKQQIDNNKAADTFILAGNKMNPYPYVKNADYFILPSESEAWPLVIAEALILQKPVIATRTGDIPAMIDHEKTGFLINYETEEMYNAMKKFLTEPELISEIKKNLVSIEEQFDSQKIFDTVENIIINLSKK
- a CDS encoding DapH/DapD/GlmU-related protein, with amino-acid sequence MILLYRAILKIHTMYQFMIQRIYLKICLSKGLKVGKNVRFVEVPQFGTECFLIEIGDETTFSNNVRFVNHDGGQNALHFFDKYKDVRTFGRIKIGKQCLIGADTIIMLGVEMGDNCVLGAGSILTTSMPKGTVYAGVPAKYICTIEEYGDKLLANNVMYPRELEADRPKLEAYIKENLPYKFKPVRK
- a CDS encoding glycosyltransferase → MAEKKKILIRIGSLRHGGAEKVLVTFLKNLPEDKYEVDLLLNLYSGKYLPEVPKWINILYLHKGEMITTNRPHEIPRKAARVLHEKIVKRFPNLLYKNKLKNKPYDIEFAAIHGMRDEILGSPLTASKKIVWIHNDLSQVKGYNNDEIRKFFGFDKIMVISEKIEKLFHSLAENEVEKKKIVKIYNPLDTEEFVSRAEQPVINYQFDVSVPTFISVGTVFPQKGFDRLLKVHKKLLDEGFQHNVLIVGDGYDFENIRKLKSDLGVDKTAVMLGFTDNPYPYFKNADFYILSSRYEGFPTVLFEAITLKKKIISTEVSGSAEMLNNGELGLLVENSEEGIYSGMKRALSHPESFEKYSENLKSYEMPFTLKNSVDKIISVLDDL
- a CDS encoding serine acetyltransferase; the protein is MAEKYSILQKDFFRESGRWLSTIEIWKKCLNPNLHFVYVLRKSQQYLKTPLLNVFWKFVLRHYQIKYGFQIYPETEIGEGFYLGHWGTLVINPQAKIGKNCNIAQGVTIGQQNRGTKAGVPIIGDEVWIGANAVIVGGITIGNNVLIGPNAYVNFDVPSDSVVIGNPAKILSKANATEGYINRKIP
- a CDS encoding DUF2306 domain-containing protein, whose protein sequence is MTKKIGFVLMGILALLIGIYPLLYAFVDEKYTLLGSKAPEILYNRIWKTAFLAHIIFGALALFIGWRQFGSSFRNKYIKLHRVIGNIYIIAVIISSISSVYMGFYANGGIIAATGFISLGIIWLITTLISLVSIKNGRVTRHQQWMTYSYACTFAAVTLRILLPLLKSITGDPNGSYIAVAWLCWVPNLLIAYFINRKMI
- a CDS encoding helix-turn-helix domain-containing protein, translated to MNIFIKLMRYGLNQHRDLMQDSALYSIPSVFYVAGVIIACFSSLLILGKTKKTGADNVLAMWFVIIGIHLIFFVLFFSKLYVEFPFVLGLEIPFPLIHGPMLYLYILYVTGHRPGKKTWLIHLAPFLLIYLFFWKFFIMSPEEKLTVYQQGGVCKEVGIYLKLLIIFSGVLYVILSIAAVKKYKTRISELYSNRERITVDWVYYLITGIAVIWIAVAIKNDFLIFSLVVVFILFAAYFGISRVGILEDPAAEIAEVKESIINEPLPEVSRYEKTFAGEETIQEIYKKLTLLMNEEMLYKDPELNLNAVATLMDVHPNTLSQTINFVENKNFYDYINRQRIEEFKRIVLLPENEKFTILSLAFESGFNSKTSFNRNFKKYMNCSPREFLKSQQMEIK